CTGTAGCCCGCGCACAGGCCACAGAGGCAACCGCATGGCGCCTCTTTCGGCGCATGGGCTACCACAAGAAGCAGGAGCAGATCAGGGCGTTGGAGTCCTCGATGACGCTCCTGCGCCTCTTCCAGCCGTCCCTGGTTCCCGGTCTGCTCCAGACGCCCGAGTACATCCGGGCAGTGTTGGAGCCGAAGGGCCTCACGGACGAACAGCTCTCCCGTACGGTCTCCGCCCGGATCGAGCGGCAACGCGTCCTGTACGACACCAGCAAAGCCCTGCACTTCGTGGTTACGGAACCCGTCCTGCGCTGGCGTCTCCTTCCGCCCGCGATGATGGCGGGCCAGCTGGACCGCATCGTGTCGGTATCCCGCCTGCCGAACGTGGACGTGCGCGTGGTCCCCCTCGACGCGCCGCAGCGCGACGTGCCCGGTCACTCCTTCGTCATCCGGGACGACCGTGTGGTGACGGTCGAGACGACACACGCCGAGGTGGTCGTCACCGACCCACGGGACGTCTCCCTATACGTCGAGAAGTTCGACCGCTTCGCCTCCGTGTCCGTTGCCGGGGACGCAATGCGCGACCTAGTCGAGGGCATCCGGGACGCGTTCTTGCGCGAACGGGAAACGCCCTAGCTTCGGCCCCCGGACCGGCTGACCATGGCCTTCTCGACGAGATACGGGGAGGCATACGAGATGCACGGAGAACCGTCAACGCTGCCGGAGCCGGTGGCTTCTTCCCTACCGCCGGCACGGCCGGAGCCCGTCCCGGGCTGCCGGGACTGCCTCGGCCTCGCGGTACAACGGGCCAACGCCGGGTCGGTCTGGGACTACTCCAAGGTGTCCGACATGAACGTGACCCTGCGCGCACACCTGCGGGACGCGCACGGGGGCGAGTAATGCCCCGCGCTGTGCTGCGGTACGTCACGCATCGGATCACCCAGCACCCAGACACCGACGTGACGTTCGAGGCCGAGTGCCTCCGCTGCGACTGGTCGGCGACGCCTTCCGAGGACGGGGCGGCCGTGGACATCGAGTGCATGGGGCACACGGGACGCACCGGCCACGAGGGATTCAGGCGGCTGTGCACGTCGTTCGCTCTGGTGGTGCGGGCGGGGTGACGGCGACGCGAGCGTCCCTTGCTTCAGTTGCAGTCAGACGCGCTGGAGGGGACGCCGACGGCCCCCAGCACTGGACACAGACACAAGCCTCCGTATGAGATCGAACAGGACGAAACCCATGGCGAAGCGTTCCGAGCCGAAGAAGACGATGACCAGGAAGGAGTGGATCGAACAACAGCTGGCCAATGCCCCGGAGCCGACGGCCGAAGATGTCTGGTGGGTGCTCAACAGGTTCGGCTTCCCGACGGAACAGGTGGAGGCGGCCTACCAGGCGATGCTCCGGGAGAAGGAGGAACGCGCCGCAAGGCGCACAGCTGGAGCCCTGAGCTTCATCGCGGCTCCAAGGCTCCGCCCCACTCGGCGAGCCGGTCAGCCTGCCCGGCTCACGAG
This is a stretch of genomic DNA from Streptomyces hawaiiensis. It encodes these proteins:
- a CDS encoding helix-turn-helix domain-containing protein; the protein is MNQAELGAALRALRQASGKEAKAVARSAVMSTAKLSKLENGRVAPATADVERILTALDVSPEIKAEYLAVARAQATEATAWRLFRRMGYHKKQEQIRALESSMTLLRLFQPSLVPGLLQTPEYIRAVLEPKGLTDEQLSRTVSARIERQRVLYDTSKALHFVVTEPVLRWRLLPPAMMAGQLDRIVSVSRLPNVDVRVVPLDAPQRDVPGHSFVIRDDRVVTVETTHAEVVVTDPRDVSLYVEKFDRFASVSVAGDAMRDLVEGIRDAFLRERETP